The window GTGGCGCCGGTCCCGCCGGCGCCACCTGGGGAGAGGGGATCCGGTATGGCAGTCGAACCGTCCGGCGCGCAGGAGGTCCGTCGCGTCGAGGGCCTGGTGTCGGCGCAGGAGAAGGCGATCGCCCTGTTCGCCGAGGCCGAGGCGCGCGAACTGGTGGCGCCCGGGGTGGGCGAGCGCGAGGCGAGCGACCGGATCCGGGATCTCGCCAACGAGATGTTCGGCGCCACCCGGCACTGGCACAAGCGGATCATCCGCTCCGGCCCGAACACCCTGGCCCCGTACCGGGACAACCCGCCGGACCGGGTCATCGGCGCCGACGACGTGGCCTTCGCCGACTTCGGCCCCGTCTTCGAGGAGTACGAGGCGGACTTCGGCCGCACCTACGTCTTCGGCGGCGATCCGCACAAGCGGCGGCTGCTCGCCGACCTGCCGCGGATCTTCGACGCCGGCCGCGCGTTCTTCGCGGCCGACCCGGAGATCACCGGGCGGCAGCTGCACGCCGAGGTCGAGCGGCTGGCCGCCGAAGCGGGCTGGGAGGTCGGCATCTGGCACGCCGGCCACCTCGTGGGCGAGTTCCCGCACGAGGTGAACGACGGGGCCAAGGCCGACTCCTACATCACCCCCGAGAACGAGACCCCGCTGCGCCGCACCGACCGGTCGGGGCGGGTCTGCCACTGGATCCTGGAGCTGCACCTCGTCGATTGGGAGCGCGGCTTCGGCGGCTTCTACGAGCAGTTGCTCGACCTGGCCTGACCGCGGTCCCCGGCCCGCGCTCCGGCCGCCGGGCCCGTCCTGCGCCCCGGGCGCGGGGCGGGCCCGGGGCGGGCGGGCCGTGGAGGCAGTCCGAAGGCGATGTGGGGGAATGGCGTAGTCTGACCGCTCTCGAATCGACCCCCGGGGGACTTCTCATGCGCCGAGTCGCGGCCGCCGTCGCACTGCTGCTCGGGCTGATACCCGTGGCCGCCTGCGGGCCGGACGACCCGGCGCCGGCCAAGGCCGCGCCGGCGGGCGACGCGGCGAAGCCCACGGCGGCCGGGACGGCGGGCGCCGCGGCGTCCGCCTCGCCGTCCGCGAGCGCCTCGGCGCCCCGTCCGGACGGTTCGATCACGGTGGCGTTCGCCGGGGACGTCCACTTCGAGGGCCGCACCGAGGCCCGGCTCGCGGTGAAGGCGCCCGAGCAGGCGCTCGGCCCGATCGCCACGACCCTCTCCGACGCGGACCTCGCCGTCCTCAACCTGGAGACCGCGATCACCGACCGGGGTGCCCCCGAGCCGAAGACGTACACTTTCCGCACCTCGCCCAGGGCGCTCACCGCCCTCAAGGACTCCGGCGTCGACGTCGTCTCGATGGCCAACAACCACGCCGTGGACTTCGGCGCGGACGGGCTCACCGACACGCTCGCCGCCAAGGACTCCGCGCCGATCCCGGTCGTCGGCGTCGGCCGCAACGCCAAGGAGGCGTACGCCCCGTACGTCACCACCGTGCGCGGGGTGAAGGTCGCGGTGCTCGCGGCCAGCCAGGTCGAGGACCTGACGAACCAGAAGTGGCGCGCCGGCGCCACCAAGCCGGGCATCGCCTCGGCGCTGGACGCCGCCGCGCTGGTCAAGGCGGTGGAGGAGGCGAAGAAGCAGGCGCCCGTCGTGCTCGTGTACCTGCACTGGGGCGACGAGGGCAAGGCCTGTCCGACCGGCGCCCAGAGCGCCATCGCCAAGAAGCTCGCCACCGCCGGGGCCACCGCGGTGGTCGGCACCCACGCCCACACCATGCTGGGCTCGGGCATGCTCGGCTCCACCTACATCGGCTACGGCTTCGGCAACTTCCTCTGGTACGGCACCTCCGACTACGCCAACTCCAACGAGACCGGCGTGACGACGCTGACCCTGACCGCGGCCGGCAAGGTCACCGGCGAGGTGTTCACGCCCGCCACCGTCGACGGCCAGGGCGTGCCCGTCCCGCAGACCGGCGCCGCCGCGACGGCCGCGCTCAAGCGCCGCGACGGCCTGCGGGGCTGCACCGGGCTGGCCCCGGTGGCGGGCGCGACGCGCTGAGGCCGTGGACGTGGCCGCGCTCAGGCGCGGCGACGGTCCGCCGGGCCGAGGTCGTGCGGGTCGCGGGTGGTGAGCGCCTCGGTCACCGGCCGCCCACCGCCCGCCGACCGGGCGAGCCGCTCGCGGACCTCCCCCGGGGTGCGCGGCCGCCACCCCGGGCCGTAGCAGCAGCGCGAGTGGAAGGTCACCCCCGCGGCGAGCAGGGCCGTCAGGGCCCGCCACCCCGCGGTGTCCCGGCGTCGCGGGACCGCCAGGTCCTGGCCCGCGTCGACCAGTTCGCCGCCGCAGCGCGCGCAGAGGTCCCGCCCCGGTGCGCCGTGCCGCTTCACGGACAGCCGGCACGGCGGGCAGACGAAGTGTCGTCGCGAGGTCCGGCTCCGGGTGCACATGCCGCTCACGGTAGGCGCGCGCCGTGCCGTCGGCACCCGGATTTCCGGGCGGGCGGCCGCCGGGGGCGGCCCGGGGGCCCGGCGGCGGCGTGAGAGGGTCGAAGCGGAAGACGTGGTGGTCACGGGTGCGGAGGAGAGCCGGCCGATGACGGAGTGGAAGACGTACGGTCGGCGGCCGGTCTACGAGTCGCCCTGGGTGGAGTTGTGGCTGGACGACGTGGAGATCCCCGGGGTCGGGCGGGTCGACCACCATGTGGTGCGGATGCCGAAGGCCTGCACCACGGCGGTCGTGACCGATGACGCGGGCCGGTTCCTGCTGCTGTACCGGCACCGGTTCATCACCGGGCAGTGGGGGTGGGAGGTGCCGGCCGGATGGGCGGAGCCGGGCGAGGAGCCGGCGGCGGCCGCCGCCCGGGAGGTCGAGGAGGAGACCGGGTGGCGACCGGGCCGGGTGGAGCCGCTGGTCGGGTTCAACGCGATGTCCGGCATCTCGACGATGCGCTTCCAC of the Kitasatospora sp. NBC_01246 genome contains:
- a CDS encoding M24 family metallopeptidase, which produces MAVEPSGAQEVRRVEGLVSAQEKAIALFAEAEARELVAPGVGEREASDRIRDLANEMFGATRHWHKRIIRSGPNTLAPYRDNPPDRVIGADDVAFADFGPVFEEYEADFGRTYVFGGDPHKRRLLADLPRIFDAGRAFFAADPEITGRQLHAEVERLAAEAGWEVGIWHAGHLVGEFPHEVNDGAKADSYITPENETPLRRTDRSGRVCHWILELHLVDWERGFGGFYEQLLDLA
- a CDS encoding NUDIX domain-containing protein; the encoded protein is MTEWKTYGRRPVYESPWVELWLDDVEIPGVGRVDHHVVRMPKACTTAVVTDDAGRFLLLYRHRFITGQWGWEVPAGWAEPGEEPAAAAAREVEEETGWRPGRVEPLVGFNAMSGISTMRFHAFHMTGCTRIGEPTDRSEATRVEWVAEEDVVELLAAGEVPEGASLAALSYFLGPYRLARRRRSAD
- a CDS encoding CapA family protein → MRRVAAAVALLLGLIPVAACGPDDPAPAKAAPAGDAAKPTAAGTAGAAASASPSASASAPRPDGSITVAFAGDVHFEGRTEARLAVKAPEQALGPIATTLSDADLAVLNLETAITDRGAPEPKTYTFRTSPRALTALKDSGVDVVSMANNHAVDFGADGLTDTLAAKDSAPIPVVGVGRNAKEAYAPYVTTVRGVKVAVLAASQVEDLTNQKWRAGATKPGIASALDAAALVKAVEEAKKQAPVVLVYLHWGDEGKACPTGAQSAIAKKLATAGATAVVGTHAHTMLGSGMLGSTYIGYGFGNFLWYGTSDYANSNETGVTTLTLTAAGKVTGEVFTPATVDGQGVPVPQTGAAATAALKRRDGLRGCTGLAPVAGATR